From the Hevea brasiliensis isolate MT/VB/25A 57/8 chromosome 15, ASM3005281v1, whole genome shotgun sequence genome, one window contains:
- the LOC110631466 gene encoding ubiquitin-like-specific protease ESD4 isoform X1 — translation MVGLTSNSKRNPYLNSPDFHISKKPRLSFMHQTPNQTLGSSNSTASRISRYPETTSKIRREVHAPCRILKFGLSRSKDADYGDKNKCSADDMGNCLSKQLDFAKRNAIGTFRYLLKDKQIIDADNELENPEKQAVSDDSSIEEVEAIEEDGREGRSMVLGQRSRDDLVGNKDDNDVKIVEERSVVTVDGNLGVQNAEKMLNSLVLNGEVNVSSVEVYKKLLERAERRNGRLKALDSDIEFNQKKLSFYQSIRPVKKAVEEIPREPFIALTEEEEALVKHAFSPNSRRKVLVTHKNSNIDITGEILLCLRPGAWLNDEVINVYLELLKEREKREPHKFLTCHFFNTFFYKKLTSAENIYDYRAVRRWTTERKLGYFLLECDKIFVPVHREIHWCLAIINKKDQKFQYLDSLKGRDLRVLENLAKYYVEEVKDKSKKDIDVSNWEREFLEDLPEQQNGYDCGVFMIKYADFYSRGIGLCFGQDHMPYFRVRTAKEILKLRAN, via the exons ATGGTTGGCTTAACCAGCAACAGCAAGCGAAACCCATATTTAAATTCTCCCGATTTTCACATTTCAAAAAAGCCAAGATTGTCGTTCATGCATCAAACTCCGAACCAAACCCTAGGATCCTCCAATAGTACGGCATCTAGAATATCCCGGTACCCAGAAACGACCTCAAAGATTCGCCGGGAAGTTCATGCACCTTGCCGAATACTCAAATTTGGCTTATCCAGGTCCAAAGACGCTGATTACGGTGACAAAAATAAATGTAGTGCTGATGATATGGGGAATTGCTTGAGTAAACAACTGGACTTTGCCAAGAGAAACGCAATTGGTACTTTTAGGTATTTGCTTAAAGATAAGCAAATAATTGATGCTGATAACGAACTTGAGAATCCTGAAAAGCAGGCAGTATCTGACGATTCCAGTATTGAAGAAGTTGAGGCTATTGAAGAAGATGGAAGAGAAGGGAGGTCTATGGTTTTGGGCCAGAGGTCACGAGATGACCTTGTGGGTAATAAGGATGATAATGATGTTAAGATTGTGGAGGAGAGATCCGTGGTTACTGTGGACGGGAATTTAGGGGTACAAAATGCGGAAAAAATGTTGAATTCATTGGTATTGAATGGCGAAGTGAATGTATCCAGTGTTGAAGTGTACAAGAAGTTGTTGGAGAGAGCGGAGAGGAGGAACGGGCGATTAAAAGCACTGGATTCTGATATTGAATTTAATCAAAAGAAGCTGAGCTTTTACCAGTCAATCCGGCCTGTTAAGAAAGCTGTGGAG GAGATACCTCGTGAACCCTTTATTGCTCTTACGGAGGAGGAGGAGGCTTTGGTCAAACATGCTTTTTCACCCAACAGCAG GAGGAAGGTCCTGGTTACTCACAAGAATTCAAATATTGATATCACTGGAGAAATTTTGCTGTGCCTTAGACCAGGTGCATGGTTGAATGATGAG GTCATAAATGTGTACCTTGAGTTgctaaaagaaagagaaaagagagagccACATAAGTTTTTGACATGCCATTTCTTCAACACTTTTTTCTACAAAAAG TTAACAAGCGCGGAGAACATCTATGATTATAGAGCTGTCAGAAGATGGACTACAGAAAGGAAGTTGGGATACTTCCTGCTTGAATGTGATAAA ATATTTGTTCCTGTTCATAGAGAGATACATTGGTGTTTGgcaattattaataaaaaggatCAGAAGTTCCAATATCTTGATTCACTCAAAGGAAGGGACTTGAGGGTGCTGGAAAATCTG GCTAAATACTATGTTGAAGAAGTGAAGGACAAGAGTAAAAAAGACATTGATGTTAGTAATTGGGAACGGGAATTTCTTGAAGACCTTCCTGAACAGCAGAATGG GTATGATTGTGGTGTGTTCATGATCAAATATGCTGATTTTTATAGCAGAGGTATAGGGCTCTGTTTTGGCCAG GATCACATGCCCTACTTTCGGGTGAGGACAGCCAAGGAGATTCTAAAATTGAGGGCTAACTGA
- the LOC110631466 gene encoding ubiquitin-like-specific protease ESD4 isoform X2, with protein sequence MVGLTSNSKRNPYLNSPDFHISKKPRLSFMHQTPNQTLGSSNSTASRISRYPETTSKIRREVHAPCRILKFGLSRSKDADYGDKNKCSADDMGNCLSKQLDFAKRNAIGTFRYLLKDKQIIDADNELENPEKQAVSDDSSIEEVEAIEEDGREGRSMVLGQRSRDDLVGNKDDNDVKIVEERSVVTVDGNLGVQNAEKMLNSLVLNGEVNVSSVEVYKKLLERAERRNGRLKALDSDIEFNQKKLSFYQSIRPVKKAVEEIPREPFIALTEEEEALVKHAFSPNSRRKVLVTHKNSNIDITGEILLCLRPGAWLNDEVINVYLELLKEREKREPHKFLTCHFFNTFFYKKLTSAENIYDYRAVRRWTTERKLGYFLLECDKIFVPVHREIHWCLAIINKKDQKFQYLDSLKGRDLRVLENLAKYYVEEVKDKSKKDIDVSNWEREFLEDLPEQQNGITCPTFG encoded by the exons ATGGTTGGCTTAACCAGCAACAGCAAGCGAAACCCATATTTAAATTCTCCCGATTTTCACATTTCAAAAAAGCCAAGATTGTCGTTCATGCATCAAACTCCGAACCAAACCCTAGGATCCTCCAATAGTACGGCATCTAGAATATCCCGGTACCCAGAAACGACCTCAAAGATTCGCCGGGAAGTTCATGCACCTTGCCGAATACTCAAATTTGGCTTATCCAGGTCCAAAGACGCTGATTACGGTGACAAAAATAAATGTAGTGCTGATGATATGGGGAATTGCTTGAGTAAACAACTGGACTTTGCCAAGAGAAACGCAATTGGTACTTTTAGGTATTTGCTTAAAGATAAGCAAATAATTGATGCTGATAACGAACTTGAGAATCCTGAAAAGCAGGCAGTATCTGACGATTCCAGTATTGAAGAAGTTGAGGCTATTGAAGAAGATGGAAGAGAAGGGAGGTCTATGGTTTTGGGCCAGAGGTCACGAGATGACCTTGTGGGTAATAAGGATGATAATGATGTTAAGATTGTGGAGGAGAGATCCGTGGTTACTGTGGACGGGAATTTAGGGGTACAAAATGCGGAAAAAATGTTGAATTCATTGGTATTGAATGGCGAAGTGAATGTATCCAGTGTTGAAGTGTACAAGAAGTTGTTGGAGAGAGCGGAGAGGAGGAACGGGCGATTAAAAGCACTGGATTCTGATATTGAATTTAATCAAAAGAAGCTGAGCTTTTACCAGTCAATCCGGCCTGTTAAGAAAGCTGTGGAG GAGATACCTCGTGAACCCTTTATTGCTCTTACGGAGGAGGAGGAGGCTTTGGTCAAACATGCTTTTTCACCCAACAGCAG GAGGAAGGTCCTGGTTACTCACAAGAATTCAAATATTGATATCACTGGAGAAATTTTGCTGTGCCTTAGACCAGGTGCATGGTTGAATGATGAG GTCATAAATGTGTACCTTGAGTTgctaaaagaaagagaaaagagagagccACATAAGTTTTTGACATGCCATTTCTTCAACACTTTTTTCTACAAAAAG TTAACAAGCGCGGAGAACATCTATGATTATAGAGCTGTCAGAAGATGGACTACAGAAAGGAAGTTGGGATACTTCCTGCTTGAATGTGATAAA ATATTTGTTCCTGTTCATAGAGAGATACATTGGTGTTTGgcaattattaataaaaaggatCAGAAGTTCCAATATCTTGATTCACTCAAAGGAAGGGACTTGAGGGTGCTGGAAAATCTG GCTAAATACTATGTTGAAGAAGTGAAGGACAAGAGTAAAAAAGACATTGATGTTAGTAATTGGGAACGGGAATTTCTTGAAGACCTTCCTGAACAGCAGAATGG GATCACATGCCCTACTTTCGGGTGA
- the LOC110631465 gene encoding kinesin-like protein KIN-13A: protein MGGQMQQSNAAAATALYDHAGGGPMHNAGPVSDAGDAVMARWLQSAGLQHLASPLASTGIDQRLLPNLLMQGYGAQSAEEKQRLFKLMRNLNFNGESGSESYTPTAQTSAGMAVSDGFYSPDFRGDFGAGLLDLHAMDDTELLSEHVISETFEPSPFMHGGSKGFDDDATSVKQQREQNDPDQSVPSAIIEKENSNRENNVAKIKVVVRKRPLNKKEIARKEDDIVTVSDNALTVHEPKLKVDLTAYVEKHEFCFDAVLDQHVTNDEVYRVTVEPIIPTIFQRTKATCFAYGQTGSGKTFTMQPLPLRAADDLVRLLHQPVYRNQRFRLWLSFFEIYGGKLFDLLSERKKLCMREDGRQQVCIVGLQEFEVSDVQIVKEYIEKGNAARSTGSTGANEESSRSHAILQLAVKKHSEAKDSRRNNDGNESKSGKVIGKISFIDLAGSERGADTTDNDRQTRIEGAEINKSLLALKECIRALDNDQIHIPFRGSKLTEVLRDSFVGNSRTVMISCISPNAGSCEHTLNTLRYADRVKSLSKSGNPRKDQNANSLPPTNKDVSSASSLPIFSDVDDVYEQQQEVKAVDTGRRVVEKETFSYNPTTDFDKHSPSFTSSYPLNGLDESGSSGLVDKEWIEINNSYGGSTSQKVHSSYFQNSVDTEEKMQKVSPPPRKGSREEKLENLGNWLKKDNGGSDLPSTNSRHQSTGNYTANNTGSRHYDPDPPSDGNINAILEEEEALIKAHRKEIEDTMEIVREEMKLLAEVEQPGSLIDSYVTQLSFVLSRKAAGLVSLQARLARFQHRLKEQEILSRKRVPR from the exons ATGGGTGGCCAGATGCAGCAGAGCAATGCTGCTGCGGCGACCGCTCTATATGATCATGCCGGCGGTGGGCCTATGCACAATGCAGGCCCCGTAAGCGATGCCGGCGATGCGGTCATGGCACGGTGGCTCCAGTCTGCGGGCTTACAGCATCTGGCCTCTCCCTTGGCTTCAACAGGCATCGATCAGCGCCTCCTCCCTAATCTCCTAATGCAG GGTTACGGAGCACAATCTGCTGAAGAGAAGCAGAGGCTTTTCAAGCTAATGAGAAACCTCAACTTCAATGGAGAATCAGGTTCTGAGTCTTATACACCAACTGCCCAAACTTCAGCTGGTATGGCTGTATCAGATGGTTTTTATTCTCCTGACTTTAGGGGTGATTTTGGAGCTGGCCTTTTAGATCTTCATGCTATGGATGATACAGAGCTTCTATCTGAG CATGTCATCTCAGAAACATTCGAGCCATCACCATTTATGCATGGTGGCTCAAAAGGATTTGACGACGATGCAACTAGTGTTAAACAGCAAAGAGAGCAAAATGATCCAGATCAATCTGTTCCATCTGCTATTATTGAAAAAGAGAACAGTAATAGGGAAAATAATGTGGCAAAAATTAAAGTTGTG GTACGCAAAAGACCACTTAACAAGAAGGAAATTGCTCGGAAGGAAGATGATATTGTAACTGTATCCGACAATGCTTTAACTGTTCATGAACCTAAGCTAAAG GTGGACTTGACTGCATATGTTGAGAAGCATGAGTTTTGTTTTGATGCTGTTCTGGATCAGCATGTCACCAATGATGAG GTGTATCGTGTCACTGTGGAGCCAATTATTCCCACCATTTTCCAGCGAACAAAAGCTACATGTTTTGCATATGGTCAGACAG GTAGTGGTAAGACATTCACCATGCAACCATTGCCTCTAAGAGCTGCTGACGACCTTGTTAGGTTGTTGCACCAGCCAGTTTATCGAAATCAGAGGTTCAGACTGTGGCTCAGCTTTTTTGAAATATATGGTGGAAAACTCTTTGATCTTCTCAGTGAAAGAAA GAAACTTTGCATGCGAGAAGATGGACGACAACAAGTTTGTATTGTTGGACTGCAAGAATTTGAAGTTTCTGATGTACAGATTGTTAAGGAATATATTGAGAAGGGAAATGCAGCAAGAAGTACGGGATCTACTGGTGCCAATGAGGAATCTTCAAGGTCACATGCTATCTTACAGCTTGCTGTTAAGAAGCACAGCGAGGCAAAAGACTCCCGGAGGAATAATGATGGGAATGAGTCTAAAAGTGGAAAAGTGATTGGGAAAATTTCTTTTATTGATCTTGCTGGTAGTGAACGAGGTGCTGACACCACAGATAATGACCGACAAACAAG GATTGAAGGTGCTGAAATTAATAAGAGCCTTTTGGCCCTTAAGGAATGCATTCGTGCTCTGGACAATGACCAAATTCATATACCGTTTCGTGGGAGCAAACTGACAGAAGTACTCCGTGACTCTTTTGTTGGAAACTCTAGAACGGTTATGATCTCTTGTATTTCTCCAAATGCAGGCTCATGTGAACATACACTAAATACTTTGAGATATGCAGATCG AGTTAAAAGTCTTTCAAAAAGTGGAAATCCAAGAAAGGATCAGAATGCAAATTCATTACCTCCAACTAACAAGGATGTATCATCAGCATCATCTTTGCCCATTTTTTCTGATGTAGATGATGTTTATGAACAACAACAAGAGGTGAAGGCAGTGGACACAGGTAGAAGAGTGGTAGAAAAAGAAACATTTTCTTACAACCCTACTACTGATTTTGACAAACATTCCCCAAGTTTTACTTCAAGTTATCCCTTGAATGGACTAGATGAAAGTGGATCTTCTGGCTTAGTGGATAAGGAGTGGATTGAAATTAATAATTCTTATGGTGGTTCTACAAGCCAAAAAGTCCATTCGTCATATTTTCAAAACTCAGTGGATACAGAAGAGAAAATGCAAAAGGTGTCACCGCCCCCTAGAAAAGGATCTAGGGAGGAAAAGTTGGAAAATTTGGGTAACTGGTTGAAAAAAGACAACGGTGGTTCTGATCTCCCCTCCACAAACAGCAGGCATCAGAGCACTGGAAACTATACTGCTAATAATACTGGATCGCGACATTATGATCCTGATCCTCCTTCAGATGGGAATATCAATGCAATACTTGAG GAGGAAGAGGCCTTAATCAAGGCTCATAGAAAAGAAATAGAGGATACAATGGAGATTGTTCGTGAG GAAATGAAACTGCTGGCAGAAGTTGAACAACCAGGCAGTCTCATAGATAGCTATGTGACCCAGTTAAGCTTTGTGCTCTCACGCAAGGCAGCAGGTCTGGTTAGTCTTCAAGCTCGGCTGGCTAGGTTCCAGCATCGACTTAAAGAACAAGAGATACTTAGTCGGAAGAGAGTTCCTCGTTAA